A genomic stretch from Primulina huaijiensis isolate GDHJ02 chromosome 14, ASM1229523v2, whole genome shotgun sequence includes:
- the LOC140956549 gene encoding inner membrane protein PPF-1, chloroplastic-like isoform X2 has protein sequence MARTLISSPSFLGNALPPLTRHPHTRRITTRVNFSLHQFPPIHSVDNSIDLHAIVARAESFLYTIADAAVVAADGGTGLDSAAAAAAQKNGGWFGFISEAMEAVLKVLKDGLTAVHVPYSYGFAIILLTVIVKVATLPLTKKQVESTLAMQNLQPKIKAIQQRYAGNQERIQLETSRLYKQAGVNPLAGCLPTLATIPVWIGLYQALSNVANEGLLTEGFFWIPSLGGPTTIAARQSGSGISWLLPFVDGQPPLGWYDTAAYLVLPVLLVLSQYVSMEIMKPPQTDDPSQKNTLLVLKFLPLMIGYFSLSVPSGLSIYWFTNNVLSTAQQVWLRKMGGAKPLVNENAGGIISAGRAKRSGSQPEQAGERFKQLKDEEKNKKISALPADNTQTSDTIDPESRDSLDSDAEPKDKELFEEAYASTGSKQVPTYSGPKKSKRSKRKRAV, from the exons ATGGCGAGGACCCTAATTTCCTCTCCTTCCTTCCTGGGGAATGCTTTGCCACCCCTAACCCGCCATCCGCACACCCGACGCATCACTACGAGGGTGAACTTCAGCCTCCATCAGTTCCCGCCGATTCATTCCGTGGATAATTCCATTGATCTCCACGCGATTGTTGCTCGAGCTGAGAGTTTTCTGTACACGATTGCCGATGCTGCGGTTGTCGCAGCAGATGGAGGCACAGGGTTGGATTCTGCTGCCGCAGCTGCTGCTCAGAAAAACGGTGGCTGGTTCGGATTTATTTCAGAGGCCATGGAAGCTGTCTTGAAG GTGCTTAAGGATGGTCTTACTGCTGTTCATGTGCCATATTCTTATGGATTTGCCATAATATTGCTAACAGTAATTGTTAAAGTTGCCACGTTGCCTTTGACTAAGAAACAG GTTGAATCAACACTGGCAATGCAGAATCTTCAGCCGAAAATTAAAGCGATCCAACAAAGATATGCAGGAAATCAA GAAAGAATACAGCTTGAAACCTCCCGTTTATACAAACAGGCAGGAGTCAATCCTCTGGCAG GATGTTTACCAACCTTGGCTACAATTCCGGTCTGGATAGGCTTATATCAAGCTCTTTCAAATGTAGCAAATGAG GGACTGCTGACTGAAGGATTCTTTTGGATTCCTTCTTTGGGAGGCCCAACAACAATTGCTGCTCGGCAAAGTGGATCAGGAATTTCCTGGCTATTGCCATTtgtg GACGGACAACCACCCCTTGGTTGGTATGACACTGCTGCATATCTTGTTTTACCCGTTCTTCTCGTTTTATCGCAGTATGTTTCAATGGAAATAATGAAGCCTCCCCAA ACAGATGATCCATCGCAGAAGAACACGCTTCTTGTATTGAAGTTTCTCCCGCTCATGATTGGCTACTTTTCATTGTCTGTGCCATCCGGGTTATCAATATACTG GTTCACAAATAACGTGCTTAGCACTGCACAGCAAGTATGGTTGCGCAAAATGGGTGGCGCAAAGCCTCTTGTAAATGAGAATGCTGGTGGGATAATTAGTGCTGGACGTGCAAAACGATCGGGTTCTCAGCCAGAACAGGCTGGTGAAAG ATTCAAACAGTTAAAAGATGAAGAGAAGAATAAAAAGATCAGCGCACTGCCTGCAGATAATACTCAGACTTCAGATACAATTGATCCTGAGTCTAGAGACAGCTTAGATAGTGATGCTGAACCCAAG GATAAGGAACTTTTTGAAGAGGCGTATGCATCTACCGGCAGCAAACAAGTTCCTACTTATTCCGGTCCTAAGAAAAGTAAAAGATCAAAGCGGAAGCGTGCTGTATGA
- the LOC140957351 gene encoding THO complex subunit 4A-like, giving the protein MSGGALDMTLDDLIKSNKKSSVRGRGRAAGPGPTRRLPNRSANRAGPYATPKAPESAWGHDMFAGGGVGGRAASIETGTKLYVSNLDYGVSNDDIKELFAEVGDLKRFNIHYDKSGRSKGTAELVFSRRQDALNAIKKYNNVQLDGKPMKIELVGTNISTPAASLPTAGGFGDSNVAPRSGQVRGGFGRSGGGRRGRGFGRGRGQGRGGRGEKVSADDLDADLEKYHADAMQTN; this is encoded by the exons ATGTCGGGTGGTGCCCTGGACATGACCCTTGACGATCTGATCAAGAGTAACAAAAAATCTTCCGTCCGGGGTAGAGGCCGCGCCGCTGGTCCTGGACCCACCCGCCGCTTACCGAATCGCTCCGCGAATCGTGCTGGTCCATACGCTACTCCGAAG GCACCAGAATCAGCTTGGGGTCATGACATGTTCGCCGGTGGCGGCGTTGGTGGTCGAGCGGCTAGTATTGAAACAGGAACCAAGTTATACGTATCTAATCTTGATTATGGCGTGTCTAACGACGATATTAAG GAACTCTTTGCTGAAGTTGGCgaccttaaacgttttaatatacACTATGATAAGAGCGGGCGATCAAAG GGTACTGCTGAATTAGTCTTCTCTCGACGTCAAGATGCATTGAATGCCATCAAGAAATACAATAATGTTCAGCTGGATGGGAAACCAATGAAAATAGAACTCGTTGGTACTAACATCTCTACTCCTGCTGCTAGTCTTCCCACTGCTGGTGGTTTTGGTGATTCAAATGTTGCTCCTCGAAG TGGACAAGTGAGGGGTGGTTTTGGAAGGTCAGGTGGTGGTAGACGAGGTCGTGGATTTGGAAGGGGGCGTGGACAGGGAAGGGGGGGACGTGGTGAGAAGGTATCCGCTGATGATCTAGATGCTGATCTGGAGAAGTATCATGCAGATGCAATGCAGACAAATTGA
- the LOC140956549 gene encoding inner membrane protein PPF-1, chloroplastic-like isoform X1 encodes MARTLISSPSFLGNALPPLTRHPHTRRITTRVNFSLHQFPPIHSVDNSIDLHAIVARAESFLYTIADAAVVAADGGTGLDSAAAAAAQKNGGWFGFISEAMEAVLKVLKDGLTAVHVPYSYGFAIILLTVIVKVATLPLTKKQVESTLAMQNLQPKIKAIQQRYAGNQERIQLETSRLYKQAGVNPLAGCLPTLATIPVWIGLYQALSNVANEGLLTEGFFWIPSLGGPTTIAARQSGSGISWLLPFVDGQPPLGWYDTAAYLVLPVLLVLSQYVSMEIMKPPQTDDPSQKNTLLVLKFLPLMIGYFSLSVPSGLSIYWFTNNVLSTAQQVWLRKMGGAKPLVNENAGGIISAGRAKRSGSQPEQAGERFKQLKDEEKNKKISALPADNTQTSDTIDPESRDSLDSDAEPKQDKELFEEAYASTGSKQVPTYSGPKKSKRSKRKRAV; translated from the exons ATGGCGAGGACCCTAATTTCCTCTCCTTCCTTCCTGGGGAATGCTTTGCCACCCCTAACCCGCCATCCGCACACCCGACGCATCACTACGAGGGTGAACTTCAGCCTCCATCAGTTCCCGCCGATTCATTCCGTGGATAATTCCATTGATCTCCACGCGATTGTTGCTCGAGCTGAGAGTTTTCTGTACACGATTGCCGATGCTGCGGTTGTCGCAGCAGATGGAGGCACAGGGTTGGATTCTGCTGCCGCAGCTGCTGCTCAGAAAAACGGTGGCTGGTTCGGATTTATTTCAGAGGCCATGGAAGCTGTCTTGAAG GTGCTTAAGGATGGTCTTACTGCTGTTCATGTGCCATATTCTTATGGATTTGCCATAATATTGCTAACAGTAATTGTTAAAGTTGCCACGTTGCCTTTGACTAAGAAACAG GTTGAATCAACACTGGCAATGCAGAATCTTCAGCCGAAAATTAAAGCGATCCAACAAAGATATGCAGGAAATCAA GAAAGAATACAGCTTGAAACCTCCCGTTTATACAAACAGGCAGGAGTCAATCCTCTGGCAG GATGTTTACCAACCTTGGCTACAATTCCGGTCTGGATAGGCTTATATCAAGCTCTTTCAAATGTAGCAAATGAG GGACTGCTGACTGAAGGATTCTTTTGGATTCCTTCTTTGGGAGGCCCAACAACAATTGCTGCTCGGCAAAGTGGATCAGGAATTTCCTGGCTATTGCCATTtgtg GACGGACAACCACCCCTTGGTTGGTATGACACTGCTGCATATCTTGTTTTACCCGTTCTTCTCGTTTTATCGCAGTATGTTTCAATGGAAATAATGAAGCCTCCCCAA ACAGATGATCCATCGCAGAAGAACACGCTTCTTGTATTGAAGTTTCTCCCGCTCATGATTGGCTACTTTTCATTGTCTGTGCCATCCGGGTTATCAATATACTG GTTCACAAATAACGTGCTTAGCACTGCACAGCAAGTATGGTTGCGCAAAATGGGTGGCGCAAAGCCTCTTGTAAATGAGAATGCTGGTGGGATAATTAGTGCTGGACGTGCAAAACGATCGGGTTCTCAGCCAGAACAGGCTGGTGAAAG ATTCAAACAGTTAAAAGATGAAGAGAAGAATAAAAAGATCAGCGCACTGCCTGCAGATAATACTCAGACTTCAGATACAATTGATCCTGAGTCTAGAGACAGCTTAGATAGTGATGCTGAACCCAAG CAGGATAAGGAACTTTTTGAAGAGGCGTATGCATCTACCGGCAGCAAACAAGTTCCTACTTATTCCGGTCCTAAGAAAAGTAAAAGATCAAAGCGGAAGCGTGCTGTATGA